DNA sequence from the Sediminibacillus dalangtanensis genome:
ATCCAGCCCAAGCAGTGCACAGACAGTGGCGGTTGCGACGCCATGCTGGCCGGCCCCGGTTTCTGCAACTACTTTTTTCTTGCCCATCCGTTGGGTCAGAAGAGCCTGCCCGATGGCATTGTTGATTTTGTGGGCGCCAGTATGGTTGAGATCCTCTCGTTTCAAATAAATTTTGGGACCACCAAGCTGGTTGGAAAAGTTTTCGGCATAGTACAAAGGGGTTTCCCTGCCCACATATTGCTTAAAATAATAATCCACTTGATCAATAAATGCCGGATCCGCCATTGCTTCTTCATATGCTTTTTCCAGTTCCAGTACGGCCGGCATCAATGTTTCGGGGACGAACCTTCCGCCGAAACTGCCAAAATGGCCCTGAATATCGGGTTGTTGGTAGGTTTTCATCTTATCCTTCCTCTCCTGTACTTTTTGCTGCCTGAATAAATGTATAAATCTTTTTTTCATCCTTCCTTCCCGCTGTTTCCACACCGCTCGATACATCCACTGCGTTCGGGGTGACCTCTTCTATCGCTTCTCTGACATTGTCCGCATGCAATCCGCCTGCCAAGATCAACTTTCCGTTCAAAGCAGGAAGCTCCTTAGTCAGTGACCAGTCGAATACCTCTCCGTTTCCCCCGCGATATTTCCCAGCAGGGCTGTCGAGCAAAAAGTAGTCACATTGATATAAAGTCAGTTTTTTCAAGTCGGCTGTACTGGTGATTTGAAATGCCTTGATTACAGGAACTTCCAAACTTTTAACCAATTCCGGTGATTCGTCGCCGTGAAGCTGAACATAATCCAGGCCGACCTGTTCGGCAATTTCTCCGATTGTTTCCGCCTGCTCATTGACAAATACACCGACCTTCTTTACCTCGGCAGGTAGTTTCTCTGCAATCGAGCGTGCCTGCTCCACACTAACCCGACGCTTACTTGGGGCAAAAACAAAACCGATAAAGTCCGCACCTGCATTCACAGCAGCTTCTGCTGCCTCGATTGTCGTTATCCCGCAAATTTTCACTTGCATGCCTTCATCCTCCTACAACTGCGGCACCCGCAAATCTGTAAATGTCTGTGCCAAGTTTCCTGAACGCATCATGGTTTCTCCAACCAAAATACCTTTGACACCGTGCTGCCGAACCCTTTCTACATCTGCTCTGATCCGAAATCCACTTTCGCTGATGATCAGCGTTTCTGGATCCTTTATTTGCGATGCAAGACGTTCTGTAACACCGAGATCTACTTCAAATGTTTTTAAATCTCGGTTATTAATTCCGATGATTTCCGCCCCTATACCTTTAGCTGTGTTCAATTCCTCTTCGTTATGCACCTCGAGCAGGACATCGAGGTCTTTTGACTTTGCGTACTGGTACAATGCGGCCAGACGCTTTTTAGGCAGAGCCGCAGCAATCAGCAAGATAACATCTGCCCCGTAATCTTTTGCCCGGTCGATTTGAATTTCATCGATTATAAAGTCTTTGTTTAGGATTGGTACCTCAACCTTTCCACGGACAGCTTCCAAATCAAGCATGGTTCCTTGAAAAAATGGCTGATCGGTCAAAATCGAAATGGCACCCGCCCCATTGTCGGCATACTCTTGAGCCTGTTCAGGCGGGTTAACGGCAGTGTTGATCACTCCCTTGGACGGAGAAGCCCGCTTTATTTCGGCAATGATGCTGACCGTTCCAGCTTGGATAAACCGTTCATACAAGGAGCGTTTCGCTGTCACAGATGAATGGGGTGCCGGATGATAGCTATGTCTTAATTGGGCTACTTCTTTTGCCTTTTCCGCCAGGATTTTATCCAGAATAGTCATTAGCCGACCACCTCCTGTTTCACTTTGTTGCTGTATGCAATCAAATTCTCCAGTTTAGTCAATGCTGCTCCCGAATCTATACTTTCCTTAGCCAAAGCCACGCCTTCCTGGACGGTGTCCGCTTTGCCGTTAGCCAAAATAGCCAGTCCGGCATTGAAAACAACGGTATCCCGATATGCACCCGGTTCTCCCCTTAGCACGCGATATAAAATAGCTGCATTTGCTTTGGCATCTCCTCCGCGGATTTCGGCATTTGGATAAACGGGCAGCCCGACTTCTTCCGGATGTAACGTAAACGGAATCAGCTCCCCTTTTTCCATTAATACCAAATGATTTTCGCCAGCCAGTGAAGCTTCGTCCATATAACCGGCTCCGTTGACAACCAACGCCCGTTTTCTGCCCAGGCGATTCAGTGCAGAAGCCATCATTTCCAGCATCTCCCGGCTGTATATGCCGAGCAGCTGGGTTTCTAGCTTTACCGGATTTGTCAAAGGTCCAATCAGATTAAAAATGGTCGGAATCCGCAGGTTTTTCCGTACCTTCATGATTTTCTTTAGAGAAGGATGCACATGCGGGGCAAACAAAAAGGCAATTCCGTTATCCCTGAGTACTTCCTGCATTTGCTGCTTCGTCAAATCGAGCGAAACTCCGAGCTCTTCCAGAACATCGGCGCTTCCGGTTTTGCTGGAAACACTGCGGTTTCCATGTTTGGCAACAGGGATTCCCGCTCCGGCAATCACAAAAGCAGAAGTAGTACTGATGTTAAAGCTGTGAGAACCATCTCCTCCTGTTCCACAGTTATCCATCACCCCATCGATTCCGTCGGTAGCAGCAATCGATTTTTCCCGAATGACATTCACAAGTCCTGCGATTTCCCCTGCCTGTTCCCCTTTGATTTTCAAAGCGGTCAAAAATGCGCCAATTTCCGTCTCCGATGTTTTTTCCTGGAACATTTCCTGTGCTGCCTGCTCCATTTCCTGCTGGCTCAATGTTTCCTGTTGCATCAACTTATCGAGATACCGTTTCATATATATCCTCCTTACGTGTTATCGAAAAGAAATTCCGAAGTATCGCCTTTCCTGTTTCCGTACCGATCGATTCAGGATGGAACTGCAATCCGTAAACCGGAAATGTATGGTGCTGGAGGGCCATGATTTCCCCGTCGTCTTCGGCAGTCGCCGTAACCTTCAGGGACGCTGGAACGGAAGCCTTCTCCACGACCAGCGAATGGTATCGCATCACTTTCAGCTTGTCGGGAAAATCCGCAAAAAGCTGCGATCCTGTATGAGCTATTACCGACGTTTTGCCGTGCATGACCTTTTTGGCATGAACAATCGAACCACCGAAAGCTTCCCCTATTGCCTGATGCCCGAGACAAATGCCAAGTATCGGTATTTTCCCGGCAAACCGCTGTACCGTTTCCACACATATCCCGGCCTCTCCAGGGGTTCCGGGGCCCGGTGACAACACGATTGCTTCCGGTTTTATCTGTTGAATATCCGCTACTTCCAACGCATCGTTGCGGACAACCTGCACGGTTTCACCTAATTCGGAAATGTATTGAAACAGGTTATACGTAAAGGAATCATAGTTATCGATTAATAAAATCATGTTGGTTTACCTCCAATAATGATTTCGCCTTATTGAGTGTTTCCTGGTATTCAGCTGCCGGATCGGAATCATAGACGATTCCTGCTCCAGCCTGTACGTATGCCTTGTCGTTTTTGACGACCATCGTCCGGATAGCAAGGGCCAGATCGACATCTCCGTTCATATTCAAATAACCAACTGCTCCAGCATACACCCCGCGTCTTTCTTTCTCCAGATCATTGATGATTTGCATCGCACGAATTTTCGGGGCACCGGACACTGTACCTGCCGGGAGTGTCGCCGCCAGTGCATCCAGTCCGCTATAGCCTGACAGCAGGGTACCCTGTACTTCCGAAACAATATGCATGACATGCTGGTATCGTTCAATCGTCATGTATTTCGGAATGGTAATCGATCCGACCTGGCAAACTCTTCCCAAATCATTTCTGCTTAAATCCACCAGCATCTTATGCTCGGCAAGCTCCTTTTCATCCGTTAACAATTCTCCTGCCAGTTTGTCATCTTCTGCTGTTGTCCTTCCCCGCCTCCGTGTTCCGGCAATCGGGTTAGTGATGACTTGGTCACCTTTCGTTTTAATCAAGCTTTCCGGTGAAGCACCAAGGACAATGTACTCCTGAAAATCCAGATAAAACATATATGGAGAAGGATTTGCCCGGCGCAGGTGCCTGTAAAAAGTAAAAGGGTCGGCGTCAAAGCTTGCCTGCATACGCTGCGAAAGGACGACCTGGAAGATGTCTCCATCGACGATATGTTGTTTCGCCTGCTCGACTCTTTTCATGAACTCCTGCTTATCGAGGTCCGGCGTAAACTCGACCGGTTCCAAGAGGGGGGATGCTTCCTCCTTTTCCAACGAAATCATTTGGTGCAACTCGGATAGTCGCTGTTCAAGCTGCTGTTCGGATCGTTCTCCCGTCATGTCGATCGCAACGAGCGAAACGGTATGGTGGAGGTGGTCGAAAACAATAACGTCCTGATAAAACAGCAAGTGCATATCCGGCATCGCTATTTCATCGTTTGCTATATCTCCAATATCCTCGTATTGCCGAATTGCGTCATAACCGATGTAACCGACCGCACCTCCGTAAAAGGGAAACGGAAGCGGCAATTCTTCGTCCCCTAAGTGCTGTTTTGCCACCTCAAGCGGCCTGCCGGTTTCTATAGAAACCTCATCGGAGAGAGGATGTTTGATGAATGCTTGATCGCCGTTCCCTATGATTTCCTTGTACGGATTTGCGCCCAAAAAAGAGTACCGCCCTTTTTCCGATTCACTTGCCAAGCTTTCCAGTAAAAATTTGCGTTCTCCCTTCATCCGTTTGAACACGGAGATCGGAGTCAGTGTATCTCCATTCACTTGCATTTGTTTATATACCGGGGTATTCGTCTTCACCGTCATTTTCACACGCTCCTTCGGTTTGTCATAAATGTAGCTGATAAATAAAAAACCCCTATAAACACAACTAACTGTGTTTATAGGGGACGGTTTCTGCCGCGGTGCCACCACTATTGAAGGATTCTCCTTCCGCTTTTTCGAGTACGGGACGGATTCAAATTTCATCCGATACTCTATCCCTGTAACGTGGGAAGGACGTTTTTTCCTACTCTTATTTCAGAAAAACTCTCGTAAGGCCATTCGGTTTTTCTATTCTGCCAGGATCCCACCATCCCCGGCTCTCTTGAAGAAATCAAAAAACTTACTCTTCTTACTCGACGATTTAAGCGCATATAAAATTAAAAAACGGGCTTCCTCTCCATAAAGGACGAGGAAACCCGTGGTACCACCTTTTTAGCTATTTAAGAAAACAGCCACTTTGACGTACAGACCAAGTCTGCACTTGCCCTTTTAACGTTGGGTCATCCGCCAAAGCCTACTGTTCTGTAAAGTTCGGTTTGGGGCTCGGAAGTCCATTCACACAGCTGACGTACTGGTTTCCAGCTGCCACCAGCTCTCTATAACGTCCAGTATGTGTTACTCTTCTTCGTCTTCGCCAAAGCTCATTGAATTATTGTTTATAATCATAGTATGGTCTTTTTCATTTGTCAATAATAAAAACACATATTTTTGTTTGTTTTTTAGAAAATTCCTTCTTTTATAAAATCCTTTTCTTATCCTGTCTTCAACATTCAACCCTTTTTCCTGGCCCGTCCCAATCTTACAACCGCCACCTGTTCTAAATTAGCAGCTTGTTTAATCATCATCGGATAAATCCATGTCAGTTGTTTGTCGTGACGCTTTCTGCCGGTCATGTCGCCATACCCTGAATACCAAAACGCTTGCCATATGAATTTGGAACAATAATTAGTAGCTAACGTATTCAACCGAGGGTCAAAGATATATCGTTTTATCTGGGCGATATGATCACCCACCCATCGGGCAGCGTCTGCTGCCCCCCTCACTGGTCGATAAATCGTCAAAACGGTACCGAACTTATGCCGCGACAAATAGACCGGCAATCCTTCATAAAAACCGCCTTTGGGGTGGGAATGATAGACAAGCTGATCATGCCCCACCATCCCTACATGTCCGACCATAAAAGTGGACATGCCTTTGGCTGAATAAAGAATGTCTCCAGGTTCCATGGCAATCTTCGTTCCTGGATACATTTTGTCTCCAGCTGTATAAAGCGCGCTGAGCTCGGCATATTCGAGACTGATAGAACGGTTGGAATATGGTAACACTTCTTTCTTCCCCTTCTTGTTCTTATATTTCCTTCCGTTTGATTTTTCCTTTCAGATCGCTTTCG
Encoded proteins:
- a CDS encoding anthranilate synthase component II; the encoded protein is MILLIDNYDSFTYNLFQYISELGETVQVVRNDALEVADIQQIKPEAIVLSPGPGTPGEAGICVETVQRFAGKIPILGICLGHQAIGEAFGGSIVHAKKVMHGKTSVIAHTGSQLFADFPDKLKVMRYHSLVVEKASVPASLKVTATAEDDGEIMALQHHTFPVYGLQFHPESIGTETGKAILRNFFSITRKEDIYETVSR
- the trpC gene encoding indole-3-glycerol phosphate synthase TrpC codes for the protein MTILDKILAEKAKEVAQLRHSYHPAPHSSVTAKRSLYERFIQAGTVSIIAEIKRASPSKGVINTAVNPPEQAQEYADNGAGAISILTDQPFFQGTMLDLEAVRGKVEVPILNKDFIIDEIQIDRAKDYGADVILLIAAALPKKRLAALYQYAKSKDLDVLLEVHNEEELNTAKGIGAEIIGINNRDLKTFEVDLGVTERLASQIKDPETLIISESGFRIRADVERVRQHGVKGILVGETMMRSGNLAQTFTDLRVPQL
- the trpE gene encoding anthranilate synthase component I, giving the protein MTVKTNTPVYKQMQVNGDTLTPISVFKRMKGERKFLLESLASESEKGRYSFLGANPYKEIIGNGDQAFIKHPLSDEVSIETGRPLEVAKQHLGDEELPLPFPFYGGAVGYIGYDAIRQYEDIGDIANDEIAMPDMHLLFYQDVIVFDHLHHTVSLVAIDMTGERSEQQLEQRLSELHQMISLEKEEASPLLEPVEFTPDLDKQEFMKRVEQAKQHIVDGDIFQVVLSQRMQASFDADPFTFYRHLRRANPSPYMFYLDFQEYIVLGASPESLIKTKGDQVITNPIAGTRRRGRTTAEDDKLAGELLTDEKELAEHKMLVDLSRNDLGRVCQVGSITIPKYMTIERYQHVMHIVSEVQGTLLSGYSGLDALAATLPAGTVSGAPKIRAMQIINDLEKERRGVYAGAVGYLNMNGDVDLALAIRTMVVKNDKAYVQAGAGIVYDSDPAAEYQETLNKAKSLLEVNQHDFINR
- a CDS encoding phosphoribosylanthranilate isomerase, whose translation is MQVKICGITTIEAAEAAVNAGADFIGFVFAPSKRRVSVEQARSIAEKLPAEVKKVGVFVNEQAETIGEIAEQVGLDYVQLHGDESPELVKSLEVPVIKAFQITSTADLKKLTLYQCDYFLLDSPAGKYRGGNGEVFDWSLTKELPALNGKLILAGGLHADNVREAIEEVTPNAVDVSSGVETAGRKDEKKIYTFIQAAKSTGEEG
- the trpD gene encoding anthranilate phosphoribosyltransferase, with translation MKRYLDKLMQQETLSQQEMEQAAQEMFQEKTSETEIGAFLTALKIKGEQAGEIAGLVNVIREKSIAATDGIDGVMDNCGTGGDGSHSFNISTTSAFVIAGAGIPVAKHGNRSVSSKTGSADVLEELGVSLDLTKQQMQEVLRDNGIAFLFAPHVHPSLKKIMKVRKNLRIPTIFNLIGPLTNPVKLETQLLGIYSREMLEMMASALNRLGRKRALVVNGAGYMDEASLAGENHLVLMEKGELIPFTLHPEEVGLPVYPNAEIRGGDAKANAAILYRVLRGEPGAYRDTVVFNAGLAILANGKADTVQEGVALAKESIDSGAALTKLENLIAYSNKVKQEVVG